A window of the Bdellovibrio sp. ZAP7 genome harbors these coding sequences:
- the infA gene encoding translation initiation factor IF-1, producing the protein MAKDDLVQIDGKVIDALAGGLYKIELENKVIINAKLCGKMRRFNIRVVVGDRVSVGVSPYDPSHGLIQFRHK; encoded by the coding sequence ATGGCAAAAGACGATTTAGTACAAATTGACGGAAAAGTGATCGACGCCCTTGCGGGTGGTCTTTACAAGATCGAACTTGAAAATAAAGTTATCATCAACGCAAAGCTTTGCGGAAAGATGAGACGCTTTAATATTCGTGTGGTTGTTGGTGACCGCGTGAGCGTAGGCGTATCTCCATACGATCCTAGCCACGGTCTGATCCAATTCCGTCATAAATAA
- a CDS encoding DUF748 domain-containing protein, translating into MKKLFRSLSKVQITLIAIVVFLVVVRIFLPAGIKYGINWYMGNKMENYKGHIEDFDLALYRGAYQIQDLKIWEKVKSPKHPLVSIHEIDLSLAWRGIFAGKLLGDLKVDGMKLDLVDSADKKKKQMGADQDWKTVVGKLIPIELESFRLTNSEVHLYNNDFKVPVDVVLDRIMISATNIKNTDKSKELLPSTVEASARLQKSGHVTAGAKVNLLSKVPAFESKMAIDKLDVTKLNDFFKGYGPFTFTSGSFSLYGEVSTRDGRIKGYVKPFFENLDVISSQEKFDSPKRFFFEVGIAMSNLILRNSETKTVATRVDFEGAAKGPDVKTWDAFWGSLRNGFIEALAKKLDNTISIKDVPKKD; encoded by the coding sequence ATGAAGAAACTGTTCAGGTCCCTCAGTAAAGTTCAAATAACCCTGATCGCCATTGTCGTATTCTTGGTAGTCGTACGCATATTTTTGCCTGCCGGTATCAAGTATGGGATCAATTGGTACATGGGCAATAAAATGGAAAACTATAAGGGCCACATTGAAGACTTTGATTTGGCTTTGTATCGTGGCGCCTATCAGATTCAGGATCTGAAAATTTGGGAAAAGGTGAAAAGTCCCAAGCATCCTTTAGTGAGCATCCACGAAATTGATCTGTCCCTGGCGTGGCGAGGTATTTTCGCTGGGAAACTACTGGGAGATCTTAAAGTCGACGGGATGAAATTAGATTTGGTCGATAGTGCCGATAAAAAGAAAAAGCAGATGGGGGCCGATCAAGATTGGAAAACGGTCGTGGGGAAATTGATTCCCATAGAGCTGGAATCTTTCCGTCTGACGAACAGTGAAGTTCATTTGTACAACAATGATTTCAAAGTTCCAGTCGATGTGGTCTTGGATCGAATTATGATTTCGGCCACAAATATTAAGAACACCGACAAATCCAAAGAACTGCTGCCAAGTACGGTGGAGGCTTCGGCGCGATTGCAAAAAAGTGGGCACGTCACAGCGGGAGCGAAAGTAAATTTGTTGTCAAAGGTCCCGGCATTTGAATCTAAGATGGCAATTGATAAGCTTGATGTGACAAAGCTGAATGACTTTTTTAAAGGTTATGGGCCTTTCACATTTACGTCGGGGAGCTTTAGCCTTTACGGAGAGGTAAGCACGCGCGACGGGCGCATCAAGGGTTACGTGAAGCCGTTCTTTGAAAATCTGGATGTGATCAGCTCACAAGAAAAGTTTGATTCTCCTAAGCGGTTCTTTTTTGAAGTGGGAATCGCCATGAGTAACTTGATCCTTAGAAATTCAGAGACCAAGACTGTGGCAACCCGAGTGGACTTTGAAGGTGCTGCCAAGGGGCCGGATGTTAAAACCTGGGATGCATTCTGGGGTTCCCTGCGTAACGGATTTATCGAGGCCTTGGCTAAAAAATTGGACAACACCATTTCTATCAAAGACGTTCCCAAAAAAGATTAA
- a CDS encoding YihY/virulence factor BrkB family protein, with the protein MKLIKALKQITGKNFFNKMGRDDIFEMSASLSFYTALSLAPLLVLMLTFVALINDSLREEILKQIQYLFGTQSSDILREIAKNVEKQPEVRDMAGILGLITLIFSAGAIFGEMRMSLNKIFEVKIDYKKLESETFFQSIWTFMKTKLFNMGMVLTFVFISIVSLVVSSILSMYLKGAEALLGQVINFVISLLIFGLLFSAIYYFLPQVQVRPKVAFTSGFITAFMFSIGKGLIGLYMGQSAVASLYGAAGSFIVLLLWVYYSSAVIFLSAEVANEINKEEKYEETVQVPQ; encoded by the coding sequence ATGAAGTTGATAAAGGCGTTAAAACAAATCACTGGGAAAAATTTCTTCAACAAGATGGGACGTGACGATATTTTTGAGATGTCAGCGTCCTTGTCGTTTTACACAGCTCTGTCGCTGGCACCGTTGTTGGTGTTGATGCTGACCTTCGTTGCTTTAATCAACGATAGTTTGCGCGAAGAAATACTAAAACAGATTCAATACCTGTTCGGAACACAGTCGTCCGATATTTTACGAGAGATCGCAAAGAATGTGGAAAAGCAGCCCGAGGTCCGGGATATGGCGGGGATTCTGGGTTTGATCACATTGATTTTTTCCGCCGGTGCGATCTTTGGCGAAATGCGCATGTCTTTAAATAAAATTTTTGAAGTGAAGATAGATTATAAAAAACTGGAATCAGAAACATTTTTTCAATCAATTTGGACCTTCATGAAAACCAAACTTTTCAATATGGGGATGGTTTTAACCTTTGTATTTATTTCGATCGTTTCATTGGTGGTATCATCGATTTTGTCGATGTATTTAAAAGGTGCAGAAGCGTTGTTAGGGCAAGTCATCAACTTTGTTATTTCTCTTTTGATTTTTGGACTGCTGTTCAGTGCGATTTACTATTTTCTGCCCCAGGTGCAGGTGCGCCCCAAAGTTGCCTTTACATCGGGTTTTATCACTGCGTTTATGTTTTCAATCGGTAAGGGCTTGATTGGTTTGTACATGGGACAAAGTGCTGTCGCCTCCCTGTATGGAGCTGCCGGATCGTTTATTGTTTTGTTGTTATGGGTTTATTATTCCTCCGCCGTGATTTTTCTCAGTGCGGAAGTTGCCAATGAAATTAATAAGGAGGAAAAGTATGAAGAAACTGTTCAGGTCCCTCAGTAA
- a CDS encoding type 1 glutamine amidotransferase domain-containing protein, with the protein MSKELEGKNVAILAADGFEQSELLLPKKALEDAGAKVEIVSINSGEIKGWEKGNWAKPLKVDTAINVAGADDYDALMLPGGVINPDKLREEEGVVQFVQGFVDTGKPIAAICHGPQTLIETGILRGKKVTSYPSIRTDIINAGGEWEDNEVVVDNGLVTSRKPADIPAFCRKMIEEFAKGPQDMSVLGLGEQRREHPKHAH; encoded by the coding sequence ATGAGTAAAGAGCTAGAAGGCAAGAACGTTGCTATCCTCGCTGCTGACGGTTTCGAACAATCCGAACTACTACTACCTAAAAAGGCCCTGGAAGATGCTGGCGCCAAAGTCGAAATCGTTTCTATCAATTCTGGTGAAATCAAAGGCTGGGAGAAAGGAAACTGGGCCAAACCATTAAAAGTGGACACGGCCATCAATGTCGCAGGCGCTGATGACTATGACGCTTTGATGCTTCCAGGCGGAGTGATAAACCCCGATAAACTTCGTGAAGAAGAGGGCGTGGTTCAATTCGTTCAAGGGTTTGTCGACACCGGAAAACCCATCGCAGCCATCTGTCACGGCCCACAAACTCTGATTGAAACAGGAATTTTAAGAGGCAAAAAAGTGACCAGCTACCCTTCGATTCGCACCGATATTATCAATGCCGGTGGCGAGTGGGAAGACAATGAAGTCGTCGTGGATAATGGCCTGGTTACAAGCCGCAAACCCGCTGACATCCCGGCTTTCTGCCGCAAAATGATCGAAGAATTTGCGAAAGGCCCACAAGACATGTCCGTTTTAGGATTAGGTGAACAACGCCGCGAGCATCCAAAGCACGCTCACTAA
- a CDS encoding helix-hairpin-helix domain-containing protein — protein MDQALQSYLARIVPTVPAKSAQAVIELAAEGATVPFIARYRKEKTGNLDEVQIRGVIEGHETYNEIVKRKAFLIKEIGEQNNLTAEVQKRIELSWDLGELEEIYKPFKKKKKTKATIAREAGLEPLANWIWDMGHGKLKDSETMEMKAKAFLNPTAKIVTYEEALKGAQDIIVDKIANDAELRAMVSKNYNENGRIVSKAAKGYKANSKYEMYKEFEEPVKPLMDAKNNHRYLAMRRGWQEEELTLDVKGDDEAILKSYENFATSTPDNAIGEYLKQSARLALNVYVLPSVVNEVHRLLKEKADQDAITVFAENVRKLLLASPYGSKCVLGVDPGLRTGCKVALIDKSGAFISHTVLYTLGDDAERKAKTLFGEVMKQVQIEAIAVGNGTAGRETESFLRKVLKDLGKNIPVVMVSESGASVYSASDIAREEFPDLDLTVKGAISIARRLQDPLAELVKVDPKSIGVGQYQHDVNQSQLKKSLEAVVESCVNNVGVDVNTASAALLSHVAGIGPALAKGIVEARKKTLFSDRSELLKVPKFSAKVYEQAAGFLRIPGGKQVLDSTGIHPERYQAVTDMAKDMGVSLTEVIGEGAKKLLSQRTKWAQLVGEFTFDDIVKELEKPGRDPRDPFKVFQYRDDIMEVKDLKEGMICPGIVTNVTNFGAFVDIGVHQDGLVHISALSHKFVDDPRKVVNPGDHVSVKVLKVDTVKNQISLTMKMDDAVEASSAPRGERAPPQQRGASATKGSGKSQVGQGVSRPMNSTPAKPGNPFNNPFAALMNTPTKK, from the coding sequence ATGGATCAGGCTCTTCAGAGTTATTTGGCTCGTATTGTCCCAACTGTCCCAGCAAAATCAGCACAAGCCGTGATTGAACTTGCTGCGGAAGGGGCTACAGTCCCATTCATCGCGCGTTACCGTAAAGAGAAAACCGGCAATTTGGACGAAGTTCAAATTCGCGGTGTTATCGAAGGTCACGAAACTTACAACGAAATCGTGAAGCGTAAAGCGTTCTTGATCAAAGAGATCGGGGAGCAGAACAATCTCACGGCCGAAGTCCAAAAGCGTATCGAGCTTTCTTGGGACCTTGGTGAGTTGGAAGAAATCTACAAACCATTCAAAAAGAAAAAGAAAACCAAAGCTACTATCGCTCGCGAAGCTGGCTTGGAGCCTTTAGCGAATTGGATTTGGGACATGGGTCACGGCAAGTTGAAAGACTCCGAGACTATGGAAATGAAAGCGAAAGCTTTCTTGAACCCAACTGCCAAAATCGTGACTTACGAAGAAGCGCTTAAGGGTGCTCAAGACATCATCGTCGACAAAATCGCCAATGATGCGGAACTTCGTGCGATGGTTTCTAAAAACTATAACGAAAATGGTCGCATCGTTTCTAAAGCGGCTAAAGGCTACAAAGCGAACTCTAAATACGAAATGTACAAAGAGTTTGAAGAGCCAGTTAAGCCTTTGATGGATGCCAAAAACAATCACCGCTACTTGGCGATGAGACGTGGCTGGCAGGAAGAAGAGCTTACTCTTGACGTTAAAGGTGATGACGAAGCGATCTTGAAGTCTTACGAGAACTTCGCGACATCGACTCCTGACAATGCGATCGGTGAGTACTTGAAGCAGTCGGCTCGTTTGGCATTGAACGTTTACGTTCTTCCTTCCGTCGTGAACGAGGTTCACCGTCTGTTGAAAGAAAAAGCGGATCAAGACGCGATCACGGTATTTGCTGAAAACGTTCGTAAACTATTGCTCGCTTCTCCATACGGTTCAAAATGCGTATTGGGTGTCGACCCTGGTTTGCGTACAGGTTGTAAAGTGGCTTTGATTGATAAATCAGGTGCTTTCATTTCTCACACTGTTCTTTACACTTTGGGCGACGATGCTGAACGCAAAGCTAAAACTTTGTTCGGCGAAGTGATGAAGCAAGTTCAAATCGAAGCGATTGCTGTAGGTAATGGTACTGCCGGTCGTGAGACTGAATCTTTCTTGCGCAAAGTTTTGAAAGATCTTGGTAAGAACATTCCAGTCGTGATGGTTTCTGAATCGGGTGCCTCTGTGTACTCAGCTTCCGATATCGCTCGTGAAGAGTTCCCAGATCTGGATCTTACTGTAAAAGGTGCGATCTCTATCGCGCGTCGTTTGCAAGATCCTTTGGCAGAGCTTGTGAAGGTAGATCCAAAATCTATCGGCGTTGGTCAATACCAACACGACGTGAATCAATCTCAATTGAAAAAATCATTGGAAGCCGTAGTTGAGTCTTGCGTGAATAACGTAGGGGTTGACGTTAATACAGCTTCTGCAGCGTTACTTTCTCATGTTGCTGGTATCGGTCCTGCACTTGCGAAAGGTATCGTTGAAGCTCGTAAGAAAACTTTGTTCTCGGATCGTAGTGAGCTTTTAAAAGTTCCTAAGTTCTCGGCAAAAGTATACGAGCAAGCGGCTGGTTTCTTGCGTATCCCAGGTGGTAAGCAAGTCTTGGATTCTACAGGGATCCATCCAGAGCGTTACCAAGCAGTGACGGACATGGCGAAAGACATGGGTGTTTCATTGACTGAAGTTATCGGTGAAGGCGCTAAGAAACTGCTTTCTCAAAGAACTAAATGGGCGCAGCTAGTGGGCGAGTTCACTTTCGATGACATCGTAAAAGAGTTGGAAAAACCAGGACGTGACCCTCGTGATCCGTTCAAAGTTTTCCAATACCGCGATGACATCATGGAAGTGAAAGACCTTAAAGAAGGTATGATCTGCCCAGGTATCGTAACGAACGTAACGAATTTCGGTGCTTTCGTAGATATCGGTGTTCACCAAGACGGTTTGGTTCATATTTCCGCACTTTCTCACAAGTTCGTGGATGACCCTCGTAAAGTGGTAAATCCAGGTGACCATGTGTCTGTGAAAGTTTTGAAAGTCGACACTGTGAAAAACCAGATTTCATTGACGATGAAAATGGACGATGCTGTGGAAGCATCTTCAGCTCCTCGTGGTGAAAGAGCTCCACCACAACAACGTGGCGCTTCGGCGACAAAGGGTTCTGGTAAGTCACAAGTGGGTCAGGGTGTTTCTCGTCCTATGAACAGCACTCCGGCAAAACCAGGCAACCCGTTCAACAATCCGTTCGCGGCTTTGATGAACACTCCAACTAAGAAATAA
- a CDS encoding zinc-dependent metalloprotease: MNSNIKRKIPLTGALLLAISTVMISCTKEVPYKQVFKENVETKSTLSPDDEYLFVASSDLSNNDDAGVSSALPFWQGTEKIVKFRFTENTLQVVEAGDDARVTKDNTLNNRVLLEIPIKHVQYRCAEDRYGKCTNKEEENSEINWTKKANFIPDFNGMKTTGMSVLPVEMQQLYGFSCFNETSSRFLNYELKDGSLNIQIEKVFRGTPACLGTQMYSISSVDELQSQIIYHYSFNKLSKVTSPNYKKIDYPRADKDTFGFFTSENRKYDVDLSRTQANQKEWMNRWNPDRKEIVYYMSDNFNKPQYQSIKEATRTAFDRVNAGLKAAGLEMRLVLKDPDHKQPGDTRNSMIVMVEDPVSGGPLGYGPTVANPRTGEIISGRVAMYYGNFVQGVRYTYDEVVKELQNSGDIELTKSYAKAKPGAATEAAQAAISDAMKAKLTADTYAKYVHADTVGYKVGNSYTALKKGAADTIQTGSLVSKANLKQNSAALRQQVHAQLKNMTKVSARYNARTSLKAAADADEGIQQNAAVQTIDTLSAQSKYCNYPSELFPFSEYIKKALIGKLGKNMKLWNDLSDSEKEQVIAIIMPEVWVPTLVHELGHNLGLRHNFQGSEDRMNFYTEGELAKMGVKHEIPYSSVMDYGYSELNLLPTLGKYDIAALRFGYSRKVMTETGATVDVPETLTKLQAEKKDLVLRDFKYCSDESVELSANCKRFDKGTTFVEIVNHLIESYQQRYLVRNFRNGRESFSKVQEGGYYSGRLDNFQYIRNFMEIYSSIKNQFALDDDSIDWTFDPDMKDLKQAALISGRFFLDVMKTPEVLCAVAKKDNLHLVTDIGALKSIDPSANSCWELELADPNLVIVAQGGKNFNDVRFRSNPSSYADQIDIRGIGPDKLAAAEALFVRMTSEVRQHEDNYMDIKDLAPEISATVASLLFDQVNTNVEFRDQAGNLYLNTKWKFDVFSAPGSVNKGKDTHWFDVPMVESAQRRMGLPNHKVSFQEKLLNVISKRMGSSQSHYAEDKAFLDQFRVNRIAKTSVMNSESAVSSRDVGSFKAVALANNAIALDAMSSITKTDLLTSMKDKELEDLRIARTAVRRASTPAPATDAKYKDVTVNDINMFKAGALPAKDKLEYLLTILPGAEEAK; encoded by the coding sequence ATGAACAGCAACATTAAACGCAAAATTCCCCTAACAGGTGCTTTGCTGCTGGCCATTTCAACAGTCATGATTTCTTGTACGAAAGAAGTTCCGTACAAGCAGGTCTTTAAAGAAAACGTTGAAACGAAATCAACTCTGTCACCAGATGACGAATACCTTTTCGTAGCGTCATCGGATTTGTCGAACAACGACGACGCTGGGGTTTCTTCCGCCCTGCCTTTCTGGCAGGGAACTGAAAAAATCGTAAAATTCCGCTTTACTGAAAACACTCTGCAAGTTGTGGAAGCTGGCGATGATGCCCGCGTCACTAAGGACAACACATTGAACAACCGTGTTTTGTTGGAAATCCCAATCAAACACGTTCAATACCGCTGCGCTGAAGACCGTTACGGCAAATGTACAAACAAAGAAGAAGAAAACAGCGAAATCAACTGGACTAAAAAAGCCAACTTCATCCCTGACTTTAACGGCATGAAAACGACGGGTATGTCAGTACTACCAGTTGAGATGCAACAGCTTTACGGATTCTCTTGCTTTAACGAGACATCTTCGCGCTTTTTGAACTATGAACTCAAAGATGGTTCGTTGAATATTCAAATTGAAAAAGTATTCCGTGGAACGCCAGCGTGCCTGGGTACACAAATGTACTCAATCAGCAGCGTTGATGAATTGCAAAGCCAAATCATCTATCACTATTCATTTAATAAATTGAGCAAAGTGACGTCTCCGAACTATAAAAAAATCGACTACCCAAGAGCTGACAAAGACACTTTCGGATTCTTTACCAGCGAAAACCGCAAGTACGATGTTGATTTGAGCCGCACTCAAGCAAATCAAAAAGAGTGGATGAACCGTTGGAATCCAGACAGAAAAGAAATCGTTTATTACATGTCTGACAATTTCAATAAACCTCAATATCAGTCTATCAAAGAGGCGACTCGCACAGCTTTTGACCGCGTAAACGCAGGTCTTAAAGCGGCAGGCCTTGAAATGCGCCTGGTTCTTAAAGATCCAGACCATAAGCAACCAGGTGACACACGTAACAGTATGATCGTTATGGTGGAAGACCCAGTTTCTGGTGGCCCATTGGGTTACGGCCCGACTGTAGCGAATCCTCGCACGGGTGAAATCATCAGCGGTCGCGTAGCGATGTACTATGGTAACTTCGTACAAGGTGTTCGTTACACTTACGATGAAGTTGTTAAAGAGCTTCAAAATTCTGGTGATATCGAATTGACTAAATCTTATGCGAAAGCAAAACCTGGTGCCGCTACTGAAGCAGCCCAAGCAGCTATCTCTGATGCGATGAAAGCTAAGTTGACTGCCGACACTTACGCTAAATATGTACACGCAGATACAGTTGGCTACAAAGTTGGAAATTCGTATACGGCTTTAAAAAAAGGTGCCGCAGACACGATTCAAACAGGTTCTTTGGTCTCTAAAGCCAACCTTAAACAAAACTCTGCGGCTCTACGCCAGCAGGTTCACGCTCAACTTAAAAACATGACGAAAGTATCTGCACGCTACAATGCGCGCACAAGCTTGAAAGCCGCTGCTGATGCTGATGAAGGCATCCAGCAAAACGCTGCAGTACAGACAATCGACACGCTGTCGGCTCAATCTAAATACTGTAACTACCCGTCTGAACTTTTCCCATTCAGCGAATACATCAAGAAAGCTTTGATCGGCAAACTTGGTAAAAACATGAAATTGTGGAACGACTTGAGTGATTCTGAAAAAGAACAAGTAATCGCGATCATCATGCCTGAAGTTTGGGTACCAACTTTGGTTCATGAACTGGGTCATAACTTGGGCCTACGTCATAACTTCCAAGGCTCTGAAGACAGAATGAACTTCTACACAGAGGGCGAGCTTGCGAAAATGGGCGTGAAACACGAAATTCCATACAGCTCTGTGATGGACTATGGTTACAGCGAATTGAACCTGCTTCCAACTTTGGGTAAATACGACATCGCAGCATTGCGCTTCGGTTACAGCCGTAAGGTCATGACTGAAACAGGCGCAACGGTTGATGTTCCAGAAACTTTGACGAAACTCCAAGCTGAAAAGAAAGACTTGGTACTTCGTGACTTTAAATATTGCTCTGATGAAAGTGTTGAACTGTCTGCGAATTGCAAACGCTTTGACAAAGGGACGACATTTGTTGAAATCGTAAATCACCTGATTGAAAGCTATCAGCAACGTTACTTGGTAAGAAACTTCCGTAATGGTCGTGAAAGCTTTTCTAAGGTTCAAGAAGGCGGATACTATAGCGGTCGTTTGGATAACTTCCAATACATCCGTAACTTCATGGAAATCTACTCTTCCATCAAGAACCAATTCGCCCTTGACGATGACTCTATTGATTGGACTTTTGATCCCGATATGAAGGATTTAAAACAAGCGGCATTGATCTCCGGCCGTTTCTTCTTGGATGTGATGAAAACCCCAGAAGTGCTGTGCGCGGTTGCCAAGAAAGATAATTTGCACCTGGTAACAGATATCGGCGCCCTTAAGTCAATCGATCCAAGCGCAAACAGCTGCTGGGAGCTTGAATTGGCGGATCCGAATCTAGTGATCGTAGCTCAAGGTGGTAAAAACTTTAACGACGTTCGCTTCCGTTCGAATCCTTCGTCCTATGCTGACCAGATCGATATCCGTGGTATCGGTCCGGACAAATTGGCGGCGGCTGAAGCCTTGTTCGTACGCATGACAAGTGAAGTTCGCCAACATGAAGACAATTACATGGATATCAAAGATTTGGCTCCAGAGATCTCAGCCACTGTAGCGTCCTTGTTGTTTGACCAGGTCAATACCAACGTAGAATTCCGCGACCAAGCTGGAAATCTCTACCTGAATACAAAATGGAAGTTCGATGTGTTCTCTGCTCCAGGAAGCGTGAACAAAGGCAAAGACACTCACTGGTTCGATGTTCCGATGGTTGAATCGGCTCAACGTCGCATGGGTCTGCCTAATCACAAAGTCAGCTTCCAGGAAAAACTATTGAATGTAATTTCAAAACGCATGGGCAGCTCTCAATCCCACTATGCGGAAGACAAAGCTTTCTTGGATCAGTTCCGTGTGAACCGCATCGCGAAAACATCTGTGATGAACTCGGAAAGTGCCGTCAGCTCCCGTGACGTGGGCTCGTTCAAAGCGGTGGCTTTGGCGAACAACGCGATCGCCTTGGATGCAATGTCTTCGATCACTAAAACGGACTTGTTAACGAGCATGAAAGATAAAGAACTGGAAGACCTGCGTATCGCAAGAACAGCCGTGCGCCGCGCTTCGACTCCAGCTCCGGCGACGGATGCGAAATACAAAGATGTCACTGTAAACGACATCAATATGTTCAAAGCTGGAGCTTTGCCCGCGAAAGACAAGCTTGAGTATCTTTTAACAATCCTGCCTGGTGCAGAAGAAGCTAAGTAA
- the lpxD gene encoding UDP-3-O-(3-hydroxymyristoyl)glucosamine N-acyltransferase, translating into MITADVINTLQSPDVVYVSGPKDSIAKKVLPPDQADSESLIFVSKPDFLEKALKAQSPIIVAHKSLTLPTDSKTTFFTTHNIQLAMAAILPLFDGKMNRFNQETKIHPSAWIHPQAHLGQNVSVGPFAVIGEHVRIGDGATIGAHVVIESYAQIGALTILHPQVFIGAYSEIGAHCEFHPHTTIGADGFSFAMAKDGTHKKIPQIGKVVIEDHVELGANCAVDRAALTETRIGRGTKMDNFCHVAHNVIIGENNVMAAGFKIAGSSRIGSNCMFGGDAAVSDHITICDKVIIAGKSGVTSNVQQSGAYGGYPLEPLRESLKTLANLSQLTRIRKELSRVVKHLGLKEE; encoded by the coding sequence ATGATTACAGCAGACGTTATTAATACTCTTCAGTCTCCGGATGTAGTTTACGTATCCGGCCCCAAAGACTCCATCGCTAAAAAAGTCCTTCCTCCAGATCAGGCTGACTCCGAAAGCTTAATTTTCGTGTCCAAGCCCGATTTCCTCGAGAAAGCTTTAAAGGCGCAGTCTCCCATTATCGTAGCGCACAAGTCCCTGACTTTGCCGACCGATAGCAAGACGACTTTCTTTACGACTCATAACATTCAACTGGCAATGGCGGCGATTCTTCCGTTGTTTGACGGAAAAATGAACCGCTTCAACCAGGAAACGAAAATCCATCCAAGCGCATGGATTCACCCCCAGGCTCACCTGGGTCAGAATGTTTCCGTAGGGCCCTTTGCGGTCATTGGTGAACATGTCCGCATCGGTGACGGCGCCACGATCGGTGCCCATGTGGTGATCGAATCCTATGCCCAAATCGGTGCACTGACGATCCTTCATCCCCAGGTTTTCATCGGAGCTTACAGCGAAATCGGAGCGCACTGCGAATTCCATCCGCACACCACGATCGGCGCTGATGGCTTTTCTTTTGCGATGGCTAAAGACGGTACCCACAAAAAAATCCCGCAAATCGGCAAGGTGGTCATCGAAGATCATGTTGAACTGGGAGCCAATTGTGCTGTTGACCGCGCCGCTTTAACGGAAACACGAATCGGTCGCGGAACTAAAATGGATAACTTCTGCCACGTGGCTCACAACGTGATTATTGGCGAAAACAACGTCATGGCTGCCGGATTTAAAATCGCTGGTTCCTCCCGCATAGGTAGCAACTGCATGTTCGGTGGAGACGCCGCGGTTTCAGATCACATTACCATTTGTGACAAAGTGATTATCGCAGGTAAGTCCGGAGTGACAAGCAACGTGCAACAAAGTGGTGCATATGGTGGATATCCTCTTGAACCTTTACGTGAATCGTTGAAAACTCTGGCCAATCTGTCGCAGCTAACTCGCATCAGAAAAGAACTTTCCCGCGTGGTTAAACACCTGGGTCTTAAAGAGGAATAG